The Clostridia bacterium DNA segment GCCAGGAGAAACTGATAATTTTAGTGTATCTGATCATGTAAAGGTTATTCATGAATATGCCGGCAGGAGGTCTATACAGTACGTTGTTGCTAATAATGCAGACATACCTGAACACATATTGGATAAATACAAAGAAGATGGGTCAATACCGGTTCAACATGATGTTGAACAGCTTAAAAGATTAGGAGTAGAGCTAGTTGAACAGGATTTTCTTGATATTTCAGACGGATTGATAAGACATAATTCAAACAAATTAGCTAAGACTATAATAAAACTCGTATACGATAAAAAGCTCTGAAGAGGTGAATGACTTGTCATTTTCTACTAAGGTTAAGAATGAGCTAGCAAGAATTGAGGGCGATAATGCAGCAGATAAAAAAGCAGAACTTGCAGCTTTTGTTCAAATGGCCGGTACTATACAGATAAAAGGCAATAAAAGGATGAATTTGCTGGTATCTACTGAAAATGCTGCCATTGCACGTAGAATATATTCATCTATCAAAAAGCTATACAGGGTACAAAGCGATGTTATTGTCAGAAAAGGGAAAAAGCTTAAAAAATGCAATAGATATATAATAGCTATTACATATCCAGGAATGGCCAGGAAAGTGCTTGTTGATTTGGGTATACTAGAAAAAAGTAAAAGTGGTACTATGCAGCTGAGCAATAGCATAAAAGAGGATATGATAAAGAGCGAATCGGCTAAAAGAGCTTATTTAAGAGGCGCTTTTATAGGTGGTGGTTCTGTAAGCAATCCTGAAAAGACGTATCACATGGAATTTGTATGTCATAACAGGGAATTTTCCCAATGTCTTTCGCAGCTGATAAATTCATATAATCTATCATCTAAAATAATTGATAGAAAGGGTAACTATGTAGTATACTTAAAGGAAGGAGAACAAGTTGCAGAGGTGTTGAAAATAATTGGTGCTTTTTCATCTCTTTTAAAGTTTGAGGATATTAGGGTATATAAAGACATCAGAAATAATATCAATCGTCTGGTTAATTGTGAGACGGCTAATATCAGCAAAACCATCGATGCTGCAGTTAGACAGATAGACAACATAATGTACATTAAAGAAAGCATAGGATTTAATAAACTTCCTGATAATCTAAGAGAGATTGCTCGTTTGAGACTGGAAAATACCCATGCTAGTTTAAAAGAATTAGGGCAGATGTTATCACCTCCTATCGGAAAATCTGGTGTCAACCACAGATTGAGGAGATTAGAGAAGATTGCACAGGATTTAAAAATGAGAAGGGGGAGTTTTAAGCATGATTGAAAAAAAAGTGGTAGTTAAAAATAAAGATGGCTTATATGCGAGATTGGCTGCAGTATTGGTACAAGTAGCTAGCAAGTATTCTTCGAAAGTTTGGATAAAAAAAGATGACAAGCAGGTTAATGCTAAAAGCATCATGGGTATTATGTCACTTGGAATATCACAGGGAGAAACTGTTGTGATAGGTGCAGAAGGGAAAGATGAACAAAAGGCAGTAGAAGAATTGTATGATATAATGAATTCTGAGTTTAAAGAATAAATAGGGCCTCCTTTTAAGGAGGTTTTGTATTATTTCCATATAGCGAGCAGGTGAGTATCTATGACTACAAAACATAATAAAATTTTAGAATATATTGAAAGTCTCAAAGCAGGTACTCGTATTTCAGTGAGAAAAGTAGCAGCAAAATTAAACGTGAGTGAGGGAACTGCATACAGAGCGATAAAAGAGGCAGAAAACAGGAAATTAGTGAGCACTATACAAAGAGTTGGGACTGTAAGAATTGAAAAGATCGAGAAAAAGAATATCGAGAAGCTGAGCTTTGGGGAGATAACAAATATTGTTGATGGTACCGTTTTAGGCGGATTTGAAGGTTTAGGTAAAACCTTGAATAAATTCTTAATAGGTGCTATGACGGTAGATGAAGCAGAAAAATATATAAATCGGGGAGATCTATTGATTGTAGGTAATAGAGAAGAGTGTTATCGTTTAGCCCTAGAAAAAGATGCGTCAGTGCTAATAACAGGAGGATTTGGTTGTAGTGATGAAATAAAAGAGATTGCAAACAAAAAGAAGCTTCCTATAATCACCTCTAGTTATGATACATTTACCATCGCAACCCTTATCAATAAAGCTATATATGAAAGACTTGCAAAGAAAGATATACTTTTAGTAGAAGATATAATGGCAAAAGACCCCTTTTACCTAAAAGAAACGGATAAGGTAGAACAATGGAAAAACCTCTTTTATAGCACTACCCATACTAGATTTCCGGTAGTAGATAAAAAAAACAATGTAGTTGGTATAATTACCGCAAAAGACGTGACGGAAGCCCAAAATGATGAAATGATAAAAAACAGGATGACACGAGATTTGATAACTTTGGATCAGAAGACTACCGTTGCATATGCTTCATATATAATGATATGGGAAGGAATTGAACTTATTCCTATAGTTGAGGACGGAAAGCTCATTGGGGTGATAAGCCGAAGAGATGTCATGAAGGCTATGCAATACATGAGAAGCCAGCCCCAAGTGGGAGAGACTATGGAAGATTTGTTGTTGAGCAATTTTTCTATAACTTCTAATTCTAAGGTTGTAAAGTTTACCGGTGAAGTGGAGCCGGCAATGTTAAACCGGCTGGGAGTTGCCAGTTGGAGTGCTATTATAATGCTCATGTCTACTGCTGCTGTTGTGGCTACAAAAAGACAGAGAAAATTAGAGCCTATGCCGGATAGCTTCATAGTATATTTTATAAAACCTGTACAGATAGAGGACAAAATTTCATTGATAGTGAATACTATCGATTCTGGAAGACATTATTGCAAGATTGAAGTAGA contains these protein-coding regions:
- the whiA gene encoding DNA-binding protein WhiA, with translation MSFSTKVKNELARIEGDNAADKKAELAAFVQMAGTIQIKGNKRMNLLVSTENAAIARRIYSSIKKLYRVQSDVIVRKGKKLKKCNRYIIAITYPGMARKVLVDLGILEKSKSGTMQLSNSIKEDMIKSESAKRAYLRGAFIGGGSVSNPEKTYHMEFVCHNREFSQCLSQLINSYNLSSKIIDRKGNYVVYLKEGEQVAEVLKIIGAFSSLLKFEDIRVYKDIRNNINRLVNCETANISKTIDAAVRQIDNIMYIKESIGFNKLPDNLREIARLRLENTHASLKELGQMLSPPIGKSGVNHRLRRLEKIAQDLKMRRGSFKHD
- a CDS encoding HPr family phosphocarrier protein; protein product: MIEKKVVVKNKDGLYARLAAVLVQVASKYSSKVWIKKDDKQVNAKSIMGIMSLGISQGETVVIGAEGKDEQKAVEELYDIMNSEFKE
- a CDS encoding DRTGG domain-containing protein, whose product is MTTKHNKILEYIESLKAGTRISVRKVAAKLNVSEGTAYRAIKEAENRKLVSTIQRVGTVRIEKIEKKNIEKLSFGEITNIVDGTVLGGFEGLGKTLNKFLIGAMTVDEAEKYINRGDLLIVGNREECYRLALEKDASVLITGGFGCSDEIKEIANKKKLPIITSSYDTFTIATLINKAIYERLAKKDILLVEDIMAKDPFYLKETDKVEQWKNLFYSTTHTRFPVVDKKNNVVGIITAKDVTEAQNDEMIKNRMTRDLITLDQKTTVAYASYIMIWEGIELIPIVEDGKLIGVISRRDVMKAMQYMRSQPQVGETMEDLLLSNFSITSNSKVVKFTGEVEPAMLNRLGVASWSAIIMLMSTAAVVATKRQRKLEPMPDSFIVYFIKPVQIEDKISLIVNTIDSGRHYCKIEVEVRDRYKTLARGMMSAKIFRR